A genome region from Chitinispirillales bacterium ANBcel5 includes the following:
- the carA gene encoding glutamine-hydrolyzing carbamoyl-phosphate synthase small subunit, giving the protein MKGYIALEDGTVFEGESFGAAGEAVGEVVFNTSLSGYQEVLTDPSYSSQIVTMTNPLIGNYGINEDDIESSKIQVSGFVVKEACSYPSNFTSQKSLSEYLRENNVIGIEDIDTRALTRHIREKGALKAVICSCDSEISKEKLVEKAKAWKGLKGTDLVKEVTCSKAYSWDSTEVGEKKYSVVALDFGVKYNILRILSKLGCQVKVVPAHTSAEEILSYNPDGIFLSNGPGDPSAVTYAIDTIKELIGKRPLFGICLGHQLLSLALGGTTYKLKFGHRGSNHPVKNNGNGVVEITSQNHGFCVDTQSLSSSGATLSHTNLNDQTCEGLTWPQKKLFSVQYHPEASPGPHDSGYLFEDFITMMEEQKHAETKQKQVQH; this is encoded by the coding sequence TTGAAAGGCTATATAGCACTGGAAGACGGAACCGTTTTTGAGGGTGAATCTTTTGGAGCAGCCGGAGAAGCAGTTGGTGAAGTTGTCTTTAATACCAGCCTCAGCGGCTATCAGGAAGTACTCACCGACCCCTCCTACTCCTCTCAAATTGTCACCATGACAAATCCCCTTATCGGCAATTACGGAATAAACGAAGATGATATCGAGTCATCAAAGATTCAGGTCAGCGGCTTTGTAGTAAAAGAAGCGTGCAGCTATCCCTCTAATTTTACCTCACAAAAGTCGCTTTCAGAGTATCTGCGTGAGAATAATGTAATAGGAATAGAAGATATCGATACCCGTGCCCTCACACGACACATTCGTGAGAAGGGAGCTCTTAAAGCTGTTATATGCTCCTGTGATAGTGAGATCAGTAAGGAAAAACTGGTTGAAAAAGCAAAAGCCTGGAAGGGACTTAAAGGTACAGATTTGGTGAAAGAGGTCACCTGCTCCAAAGCCTACTCCTGGGATAGCACTGAGGTGGGAGAGAAGAAATACTCAGTGGTTGCTCTCGATTTTGGAGTTAAATATAACATCCTTCGTATACTTTCAAAGCTGGGCTGCCAGGTCAAAGTGGTGCCTGCCCATACAAGCGCAGAGGAGATTCTTTCCTACAATCCGGATGGAATTTTTCTATCCAACGGTCCCGGAGATCCATCTGCGGTAACCTATGCAATCGATACTATCAAAGAGTTGATTGGAAAACGTCCTCTGTTTGGTATTTGTCTTGGCCATCAATTGCTCTCCCTTGCTCTTGGGGGCACAACCTATAAGCTCAAATTCGGACACCGGGGCTCTAACCACCCTGTTAAAAATAACGGTAACGGTGTTGTGGAGATAACGTCTCAAAATCATGGGTTCTGTGTTGATACCCAAAGCCTCAGCAGTAGCGGAGCCACATTGTCCCACACAAATCTAAATGATCAAACCTGTGAAGGATTAACGTGGCCCCAAAAAAAGCTCTTTAGCGTCCAGTACCATCCGGAAGCATCACCCGGACCACACGATTCAGGATATCTCTTTGAAGATTTTATCACTATGATGGAAGAACAGAAACATGCAGAAACCAAACAAAAACAGGTGCAACATTAA
- a CDS encoding serine hydrolase has product MLEQIRSCLNKAVEEKVFPGCVLAVEVSGKQHLICAGNYTYQSDSPEMTADSVFDCASITKAIPTSSLALKMVDQGLISLDEQMIKFIPEYRGNYRDQITIAHLLTQTLNSDLRLSALKNSTAQQILDAIFSQHLKTPPGKSFCYTNSTSILLGIVVERVWGKGLHELAAEQFFEPLEMKNTTFFPEKLKKERIVPTEIDPWRGRVIQGEIHDESAWILRSLFTAGSAGLFSTAPDLLKFCKMLLNGGNYGTKHFFSHEMVGKMHIDQLPHIDGIATGLGWELDQEYMGSLRSRNTIGKTGFTGTVVICDTTKQCALVLLSNYTWPKRKADRSKIHSIRSQIADYVFKMA; this is encoded by the coding sequence TTGTTGGAGCAGATTAGGTCTTGTTTAAACAAGGCTGTAGAAGAGAAAGTGTTTCCGGGTTGTGTGCTTGCAGTTGAGGTGTCGGGTAAGCAGCATTTGATTTGTGCGGGTAACTATACCTACCAATCAGATTCACCTGAAATGACTGCTGATTCTGTATTTGACTGCGCTTCCATCACCAAAGCAATTCCTACAAGCTCTCTTGCCCTGAAGATGGTTGATCAGGGACTCATCAGTTTAGATGAGCAGATGATTAAATTCATTCCGGAGTACAGGGGTAACTATAGAGATCAGATAACCATTGCCCACCTGCTCACTCAGACACTTAACTCGGATCTGAGGCTTTCTGCCCTAAAGAACTCCACTGCGCAGCAGATTTTAGATGCGATATTCTCTCAGCATCTGAAAACACCACCGGGTAAGAGTTTCTGTTACACAAATTCCACCAGTATTCTTTTGGGGATTGTGGTGGAGCGTGTGTGGGGTAAGGGGTTGCATGAGCTGGCAGCTGAACAGTTTTTTGAGCCTCTTGAGATGAAAAACACTACCTTTTTCCCCGAGAAGCTAAAAAAAGAACGGATCGTTCCCACTGAAATAGATCCCTGGAGGGGCAGGGTGATTCAGGGTGAGATACATGATGAGAGCGCATGGATACTTCGTTCTCTTTTCACTGCCGGCTCTGCAGGCCTTTTCTCTACTGCTCCGGATCTTCTAAAATTCTGTAAGATGCTTTTAAATGGCGGAAATTATGGAACTAAGCATTTCTTTTCCCATGAGATGGTTGGCAAAATGCATATTGATCAGTTGCCTCATATTGATGGCATAGCAACTGGCCTTGGCTGGGAGCTTGATCAAGAGTACATGGGTTCGCTCAGGAGCAGAAATACCATTGGAAAGACCGGATTTACCGGAACAGTTGTGATCTGTGACACCACAAAACAGTGTGCTTTGGTGTTGCTGTCAAATTATACCTGGCCAAAGCGAAAAGCTGACCGTAGTAAGATACACAGTATCAGAAGCCAAATCGCTGATTATGTATTCAAAATGGCATAG